A single region of the Leisingera thetidis genome encodes:
- a CDS encoding halocarboxylic acid dehydrogenase DehI family protein: MLKRLKPSPLPPIRPLPERAATGELAEIYERTKRGLGVPWMGVVAMAFARYPSFYKTFWKALEPVAATEAFVAACQDLRNFAEMRAGSFSPPPIKTRLEDAGYDAAELEQIIACNEVFSAGNMPYLLMASLARTLLEGQAWTAQGEAAPRSALAAAGEHPVLMEAHHASPDTAALYADLRETLGLPFVNTDYRAFARWPSYIAAAWEDLKPVIRSGGYEPAAQDIHERAVELALGLPNATGLTPDALEAAAAQDADPNEVLAVVRLFQWLLPGLAFNVAFLRAQLVTG; the protein is encoded by the coding sequence GTGCTGAAGCGGCTGAAACCGTCCCCGCTGCCGCCCATCCGCCCCTTGCCCGAACGCGCCGCAACCGGCGAACTGGCGGAAATCTACGAGCGCACCAAACGCGGGCTGGGCGTGCCTTGGATGGGGGTCGTGGCGATGGCTTTTGCCCGTTATCCAAGCTTCTACAAAACGTTCTGGAAAGCGCTGGAGCCGGTGGCCGCGACAGAGGCCTTCGTCGCGGCCTGTCAGGACCTGCGCAACTTCGCGGAAATGCGGGCAGGCTCGTTCTCCCCGCCGCCCATCAAGACACGGCTCGAGGACGCGGGCTATGACGCGGCGGAACTGGAGCAGATCATCGCCTGCAACGAGGTCTTCTCTGCCGGCAACATGCCCTATCTGCTGATGGCGTCGCTGGCCCGGACGCTGCTGGAAGGCCAGGCTTGGACCGCGCAAGGCGAGGCCGCACCCCGGTCCGCGCTGGCGGCAGCAGGCGAACACCCGGTCCTGATGGAGGCCCATCATGCCAGCCCGGACACCGCGGCGCTTTACGCCGACTTGCGCGAGACGCTTGGGTTGCCGTTTGTAAATACCGATTACCGCGCCTTTGCCCGCTGGCCGAGTTATATTGCGGCGGCTTGGGAAGATCTCAAGCCCGTGATCCGGTCCGGCGGATACGAACCCGCGGCCCAGGACATTCACGAACGGGCGGTGGAACTGGCACTTGGCCTGCCAAACGCCACCGGTCTCACGCCGGATGCTCTGGAAGCCGCTGCGGCACAGGATGCGGACCCGAATGAAGTTCTCGCCGTCGTGCGGTTGTTCCAATGGCTTCTGCCTGGTCTTGCGTTCAACGTCGCCTTCCTGCGCGCGCAGCTTGTGACCGGCTGA
- a CDS encoding cupin domain-containing protein: protein MSNSPLITEGQRAPLADEASPDMYEELVNTGITRLVRMKMPPGATDEPHRHPEEIVYFIKGGLLSIKLEDGGTLVKEVRDGDYMHNGPWTHQVSNVGTTTVEAVLFERLDNDVELKG from the coding sequence GTGAGCAACTCTCCCCTGATCACCGAAGGCCAGCGCGCGCCGCTGGCCGACGAAGCGTCGCCCGACATGTATGAAGAGCTGGTGAACACCGGCATTACGCGTCTGGTCCGCATGAAGATGCCGCCGGGTGCGACAGATGAGCCGCACCGCCACCCTGAGGAGATCGTCTACTTCATCAAGGGCGGCCTGCTGTCGATCAAGCTGGAAGATGGCGGAACCCTCGTGAAGGAGGTCCGCGATGGCGATTACATGCACAACGGCCCCTGGACGCATCAGGTCAGCAACGTCGGCACCACCACGGTTGAGGCCGTGCTGTTTGAGCGTCTGGACAATGACGTTGAACTGAAAGGCTGA
- a CDS encoding NAD(P)H-dependent oxidoreductase: MSNILILNGHQPYPFAKGELNAALIDRATAYLKAAGHDVRVTKIAEGYDVEQEIASHQWADTVIMQFPVNWMGVPWSFKKYMDEVYTAGMDGRLTNGDGRIAEAPKENYGMGGSLTGTTYMLSVTLNAPAEAFDNPAEPFFEGASLDDLLRPMHLNAKFFGMSPLPTFGAFDVMKNADVDSDFARFDAHLAHVFGANSVSEVA; this comes from the coding sequence ATGAGCAATATTCTGATCCTCAACGGCCACCAGCCCTATCCCTTTGCCAAGGGTGAACTGAACGCAGCGCTGATTGACCGTGCCACCGCGTACCTGAAAGCCGCCGGACACGACGTGCGTGTGACTAAGATCGCCGAAGGCTATGATGTCGAGCAGGAAATCGCCAGCCACCAATGGGCCGACACCGTCATCATGCAGTTCCCGGTAAACTGGATGGGTGTACCGTGGTCGTTCAAGAAATACATGGATGAGGTCTATACCGCAGGTATGGATGGCCGCCTGACCAATGGTGATGGCCGCATCGCCGAAGCCCCGAAAGAAAACTACGGCATGGGCGGCTCGCTGACCGGCACCACCTACATGCTGTCCGTTACGCTGAACGCCCCGGCTGAGGCATTCGACAACCCGGCTGAGCCGTTCTTCGAAGGCGCGTCGCTCGACGATCTGCTGCGCCCGATGCACCTGAACGCCAAGTTCTTCGGCATGTCGCCGCTGCCCACCTTTGGCGCCTTTGACGTGATGAAGAACGCCGATGTGGACTCGGATTTCGCCCGTTTTGACGCGCATCTGGCCCATGTCTTCGGTGCCAATTCCGTATCGGAAGTGGCCTGA
- a CDS encoding glutathione S-transferase family protein, giving the protein MTLPDIHLYTAATMNGYKPVIFLEEAGVPYDLTFIDFSKQEQKTPDFLKLNPNGKIPTIYDRAEDRAIFESGAILWHLANKYGKFLSNDPVTRSETLQWLFFQVGHVGPMMGQAMYFQRIAAPNGHEEPFSIKRYVDESRRLMEVLNTQLQGRDFIAGEYSIADMMIYPWARAYPWARVEVDDLPHLKAWFDRIDARPAVQEALTIPKAQPQFWDENADADAFLKENAARFSGDVKKA; this is encoded by the coding sequence ATGACCCTACCGGACATTCACCTTTACACCGCTGCCACTATGAACGGTTACAAGCCGGTTATTTTTCTGGAAGAAGCTGGTGTCCCCTATGACCTGACTTTCATCGATTTCTCCAAGCAGGAGCAGAAAACCCCCGATTTCCTCAAGCTGAACCCGAACGGAAAGATCCCCACGATCTATGACCGGGCCGAAGATCGGGCCATTTTTGAGTCCGGCGCCATTCTTTGGCATCTGGCCAACAAATACGGCAAGTTCCTGTCAAACGATCCGGTTACCCGGTCGGAAACGCTGCAGTGGCTGTTCTTTCAGGTCGGTCACGTCGGCCCGATGATGGGGCAAGCGATGTATTTTCAGCGCATTGCTGCCCCGAACGGGCATGAGGAGCCGTTCTCGATCAAGCGTTACGTGGATGAATCCCGCCGCTTGATGGAAGTACTGAACACACAGCTGCAAGGCCGCGATTTCATTGCCGGGGAATACTCCATCGCCGACATGATGATCTACCCGTGGGCGCGGGCTTACCCGTGGGCGCGGGTCGAAGTTGACGACTTGCCGCACCTGAAGGCCTGGTTCGACCGCATCGACGCGCGCCCGGCGGTTCAGGAGGCGCTGACCATCCCCAAGGCACAGCCCCAATTCTGGGACGAAAACGCGGATGCCGATGCCTTCCTGAAGGAAAATGCGGCGCGTTTTTCAGGTGATGTGAAAAAAGCCTGA
- a CDS encoding winged helix-turn-helix transcriptional regulator produces MRARVEEDDQGRRNAYDACFEPCAIERGMRIIGGKWTGSILWHLKDEPVRFNDLARMVGGASKKMITERLRQLEAQGLVTRQVLDTAPVSVQYAITDLGRTALGFLDELRKWSEGLPQHITAEA; encoded by the coding sequence ATGCGAGCACGCGTGGAAGAAGACGACCAAGGCCGCCGCAACGCCTACGACGCCTGTTTTGAACCCTGCGCAATCGAGCGCGGCATGCGGATCATCGGCGGCAAGTGGACCGGCTCCATCCTGTGGCACCTGAAAGACGAACCCGTCCGGTTCAACGATCTCGCCCGCATGGTCGGCGGTGCCAGCAAGAAGATGATCACCGAACGCCTGCGCCAGCTCGAAGCACAGGGTCTTGTGACCCGCCAGGTTCTGGATACCGCACCGGTGTCGGTGCAATACGCGATCACGGATCTTGGCCGCACCGCACTGGGGTTCCTGGACGAGTTGCGCAAATGGAGTGAAGGACTGCCGCAGCATATAACGGCAGAGGCCTGA
- a CDS encoding SDR family oxidoreductase → MTKTILITGAGSGLGKGAAFELAKQGHRVIATTHGAKGAETLKAEAAALGLTLETAKLDITSAEDRQAAFDRFGADVDVVVANAAIGDTGPIAEVDVDRIRNVFETNVFSTVEFVQPYAQAFARRGRGKVVFVSSIAGFLTFPYLAPYTASKHALEAIAELMREELEPMGVQVATINPGAYRTGFNDRMYDKMDEWYDPSSSITPPEAIRKVRDLFAGDGLQMDPQPMIDKMAEVIAADHHKFRTVFPEEAIKDVLDYQQKHWTLEI, encoded by the coding sequence ATGACCAAGACTATTCTGATCACTGGTGCCGGCTCCGGGCTTGGCAAGGGCGCGGCCTTCGAACTGGCGAAGCAGGGTCATCGCGTGATTGCGACGACCCACGGCGCAAAAGGTGCCGAAACGCTCAAGGCAGAAGCGGCCGCGCTGGGTTTGACGCTGGAAACAGCCAAGCTGGACATCACAAGCGCCGAGGACCGTCAGGCCGCCTTTGACCGCTTTGGCGCCGATGTGGATGTCGTGGTGGCAAATGCCGCCATCGGCGATACCGGCCCGATTGCCGAGGTTGACGTGGACCGCATCCGGAATGTGTTCGAAACCAACGTGTTCTCGACCGTCGAGTTCGTGCAGCCCTATGCGCAGGCTTTTGCCCGCCGTGGACGCGGTAAGGTGGTGTTCGTCTCGTCGATCGCCGGGTTCCTGACCTTCCCGTATCTGGCCCCCTATACCGCGTCCAAACACGCGCTGGAGGCCATCGCAGAACTGATGCGGGAAGAGCTTGAACCGATGGGGGTACAGGTCGCGACCATCAATCCGGGCGCGTACCGGACTGGGTTCAATGACCGGATGTATGACAAGATGGACGAGTGGTACGATCCTTCGAGTAGCATTACGCCGCCGGAAGCGATCCGCAAGGTCCGCGACCTGTTTGCAGGCGACGGCTTGCAGATGGATCCGCAGCCAATGATCGACAAGATGGCCGAGGTCATCGCGGCGGATCACCACAAATTCCGCACTGTTTTCCCGGAAGAGGCGATCAAGGACGTGCTGGATTACCAACAGAAACACTGGACGCTGGAAATCTGA